From Microscilla marina ATCC 23134, the proteins below share one genomic window:
- a CDS encoding DUF4159 domain-containing protein gives MNTRKIVLLCLSLCLSLGLVKAQKATYKIAKLKYNGGGDWYSNKTALPNLIKYCNRNLQMNIHYEDDVVEVGSPELFAYPLVHMTGHGNVLFSSSEAENLRKYLISGGFLHIDDNYGLDKFVRSEMKKVFPELDFVELPFNHPIYNQKYKFPNGLPKIHKHDGKPAQGFGIIYEGRLVCFYTYECDLGDGWEDTAIHNDPPELREKALRMGANIIMFAFTTF, from the coding sequence ATGAACACAAGAAAAATTGTATTGCTCTGCCTGAGCTTATGCCTGAGCCTGGGTTTGGTAAAGGCACAAAAAGCTACCTATAAAATAGCCAAACTAAAATACAATGGAGGAGGCGACTGGTACTCGAACAAAACCGCCTTGCCTAACCTTATCAAGTATTGTAACAGAAACCTTCAAATGAACATTCATTATGAAGATGATGTAGTGGAGGTAGGCAGCCCCGAATTATTTGCTTATCCTTTGGTACACATGACTGGGCACGGCAATGTATTGTTTAGCAGTTCGGAAGCAGAAAACCTGCGAAAATACTTGATTTCGGGGGGCTTTTTGCACATAGACGATAACTATGGGCTGGATAAGTTTGTCCGCTCAGAAATGAAGAAAGTATTCCCCGAACTCGATTTTGTAGAGCTGCCTTTTAACCACCCTATTTATAATCAAAAATATAAGTTTCCGAATGGTTTGCCCAAAATTCATAAACACGACGGCAAACCTGCGCAAGGTTTTGGTATTATTTACGAAGGACGTTTGGTATGTTTTTATACCTATGAGTGTGACCTGGGCGATGGATGGGAAGACACTGCCATTCATAACGATCCGCCAGAGTTAAGAGAAAAGGCGTTGCGTATGGGTGCCAACATTATTATGTTTGCTTTTACTACTTTTTAA
- a CDS encoding 16S rRNA (uracil(1498)-N(3))-methyltransferase produces the protein MLKLSQLFYSPQTTHQQAILSEEESRHCVKVLRMKKNDELHLTDGKGNLFLAKIAEPHHKKCVLDIVRTIEQTPAPLYHIHVAIAPTKNIDRIEWFVEKSVEFGIQQISFVQCNRSERKQVKLPRIQKIALSAMKQSLKFFMPQINEMVSFKSFMANLTPDETRYVAHLNEGERVFLKDVAQKHQKYCILIGPEGDFTPDEVTLALNNEFKAVSLGNSRLRTETAGIAACHLLNIVNE, from the coding sequence ATGCTCAAATTATCTCAACTATTTTACAGTCCTCAAACCACCCATCAACAAGCCATACTTTCAGAAGAAGAATCGCGGCATTGCGTGAAAGTGTTACGAATGAAAAAAAACGATGAACTACACTTAACCGATGGCAAGGGAAATTTATTTTTGGCAAAAATTGCTGAACCACACCACAAAAAATGTGTGCTCGACATTGTACGTACTATAGAGCAAACTCCTGCCCCACTGTACCATATTCACGTGGCTATAGCACCTACTAAAAACATTGACCGGATAGAGTGGTTTGTAGAGAAATCGGTAGAGTTTGGCATCCAACAAATAAGCTTTGTGCAATGCAATCGCTCGGAACGCAAGCAAGTAAAACTACCCAGGATTCAAAAAATTGCCCTCAGTGCTATGAAACAATCACTTAAGTTTTTTATGCCTCAAATTAATGAAATGGTAAGTTTCAAAAGTTTTATGGCTAACCTGACACCAGACGAAACCCGCTATGTTGCCCACCTCAACGAAGGTGAAAGAGTTTTTTTGAAGGATGTAGCACAAAAACACCAAAAATATTGTATTTTGATTGGGCCAGAAGGAGACTTTACACCTGATGAAGTAACCCTTGCCCTCAACAATGAGTTTAAAGCGGTGAGTCTGGGCAATAGCCGACTACGTACCGAAACTGCTGGCATAGCGGCTTGTCATTTGCTGAATATTGTCAATGAGTAG
- a CDS encoding PKD domain-containing protein translates to MKFTIINQPVTILIVGLLLAFLSVTQVKAQRPYVNNLEIKNLANTHNYGGNDDDPEQLPMSGFRIDIEFDEEFRSGANIGAFVSTVNDIQAMFELKPYYYDAPDALVASNMTTMVTNTDIQQNGKKLTVWVKLDKGLAPDTWYVLKLNRSGVNGKRTFLNGTEVWDKGCYEKKFDFKTAQGVAITPGLATTLCPNGDETSLSPIIISEKSQYSFVPGQDHTLTLELSDPTFEFSNLDVSEIKAEMYGLGQTQALNVSLSSTEISIPISVGGSAHTTGSLMISGIKVVYKGTGDKNCILRAKQITSHTINGLYVEGNAMPLAVIEARTAIPTADLNLTNVDIVGPQAICVSAIDAQNYFVPPVSGAKHYIWNVPPIFKNPVGSFLVNLGNGRWQTPNNAISLILKEGNLLESGILSVQAIDQCRQGTLSNDFTVNINLPDTLVFDKPVEILSNEHPQVLSVVSPVGGTVRFSGSGIVKDTLVPSLISGPYPRTVDIDYVFTNGGTGCVTKGQFSVKVLDGRVPKGMKLRVVRDLESPFVYFKTQVPNVTPEWRWKWVFENNQSNLSSPVLALKNPQPQSVAYNIEIKDAKARKYSLAKSFQVSIDFNGRCLGKPTKFLKTVDLGASNDKINSQKWDFGDGTTSTDNSPVHTYSQTGSYVVKLTIVAEDFITYELSKRIDIFPVVHVQPSRLYSEDFSNLSHHWAAQGTVDSAGVAIQRYSWQLKTPAGFGHISADKGEAWVTDNQNLPHATSNQAYYYAREHSYVESPSFDITDLQRPTVSFDYWVDTDAGSDGVVLLYTVDDGKTWWRVGQINQGLQWYNSRPILGSPGKYMTNDNIDNQGWSGNRQYEQKEGWQTARFTLDAALEKMLKLSRKVIRFRVAFGSNADDPPNKKFDGFAFDNFQINNRNRLVLMEYFTNQGVAGAAGKDQQAHNFVVTKNEMINLHYHVGFPGRDEANQLNHKDPSGRSFHYGIRQAPQVVIDGSTIESKGLNLEWAERLFYYHTLIMSPFEINIDQPEITKGQLNFSATLTALQAFDKKLVVHAVVVDTAVKMGGEIYHQVVRKMLPDASGTFLAKNWAQGAAHTLNFSWNTGNVPSGRLKVVVFVENYETRKVYQAALRKVSFTRNEKNEDHHTVTGVQNIESQAQTIIYPNPATHTVSVTLGKSKDLPAFAQWSVTNTEGKIMKKGTLLKPSKQLVVDVYHLPAGIYLVRLQKGQWAVQQKFRKR, encoded by the coding sequence ATGAAATTTACCATAATCAACCAACCCGTCACTATTTTAATAGTCGGGCTTTTGCTTGCATTTTTGTCTGTTACTCAAGTAAAAGCGCAGCGCCCTTATGTAAACAATTTAGAAATAAAAAACCTGGCAAATACCCACAACTATGGAGGCAATGACGACGATCCTGAACAGTTGCCTATGAGTGGTTTTAGAATAGATATTGAGTTTGACGAAGAGTTTAGATCGGGGGCTAATATTGGTGCCTTTGTAAGCACTGTTAACGACATACAGGCAATGTTTGAGCTTAAACCCTATTATTATGATGCGCCAGATGCATTGGTGGCAAGCAACATGACCACAATGGTCACCAATACCGATATTCAACAAAATGGAAAAAAGCTTACGGTGTGGGTGAAGCTAGATAAAGGGTTAGCCCCTGATACCTGGTATGTACTTAAATTAAATAGAAGTGGGGTAAACGGTAAAAGAACTTTCCTTAACGGAACTGAGGTGTGGGACAAAGGCTGTTACGAAAAAAAGTTTGACTTTAAAACTGCCCAAGGAGTGGCAATTACCCCAGGTTTGGCTACTACCTTATGTCCCAATGGTGATGAAACCTCCCTATCGCCTATTATTATTTCCGAAAAAAGCCAATACAGCTTTGTGCCTGGTCAAGACCATACCTTGACGTTAGAGCTAAGTGATCCTACCTTTGAGTTTAGCAACCTTGACGTCAGCGAAATCAAGGCAGAAATGTATGGTTTAGGACAAACACAAGCCCTTAATGTGAGCTTGAGCAGTACCGAAATAAGTATTCCAATAAGCGTAGGTGGCTCGGCACATACGACAGGTTCGTTAATGATTTCGGGTATCAAGGTGGTATACAAAGGTACAGGTGACAAAAACTGTATACTTAGGGCAAAGCAAATCACGTCCCACACGATCAATGGTTTGTATGTAGAGGGCAACGCAATGCCTTTGGCAGTCATAGAAGCAAGAACCGCCATACCAACGGCTGACTTGAACCTGACCAATGTAGATATTGTGGGGCCTCAGGCAATATGCGTAAGCGCCATCGATGCTCAAAACTATTTTGTACCTCCAGTAAGTGGGGCAAAGCATTATATTTGGAACGTACCTCCTATATTTAAAAATCCAGTAGGTAGTTTTTTGGTAAACCTGGGCAATGGACGTTGGCAAACACCCAACAATGCCATTAGTTTGATTTTGAAAGAAGGAAACCTGCTTGAGTCGGGCATTCTATCAGTACAAGCAATAGACCAATGCAGGCAGGGCACGCTTTCCAATGATTTTACGGTAAACATTAACTTACCTGATACCTTGGTATTTGACAAACCTGTAGAAATATTGAGCAACGAACATCCTCAAGTGTTATCCGTAGTTTCGCCTGTTGGTGGAACCGTTCGTTTTTCGGGCAGTGGCATCGTAAAAGATACGTTGGTGCCTTCTTTAATTTCGGGGCCTTACCCCAGAACCGTTGACATAGACTATGTGTTTACCAACGGAGGGACTGGTTGTGTAACCAAGGGGCAGTTTAGTGTAAAAGTGTTGGATGGTAGGGTGCCCAAAGGAATGAAGTTGCGGGTAGTACGTGACCTGGAAAGCCCTTTTGTCTACTTTAAAACTCAAGTGCCTAATGTTACTCCAGAGTGGCGTTGGAAATGGGTGTTTGAAAACAATCAAAGCAACCTATCCAGTCCAGTGTTGGCGCTCAAAAACCCTCAGCCCCAGAGCGTAGCCTACAACATAGAAATTAAAGACGCCAAAGCCAGAAAATACTCTTTAGCCAAATCTTTTCAGGTAAGTATAGACTTTAATGGGCGATGTCTGGGTAAACCTACCAAGTTTTTGAAAACAGTAGATTTGGGAGCAAGCAATGACAAAATTAACAGTCAAAAGTGGGATTTTGGTGATGGTACTACCTCAACAGACAATAGCCCAGTACATACCTACAGCCAAACAGGTAGTTATGTAGTTAAACTTACCATTGTAGCAGAAGATTTCATTACCTATGAGCTGAGCAAACGTATAGACATTTTTCCGGTGGTGCACGTACAGCCAAGCCGACTTTACTCAGAAGACTTCAGCAACTTGTCTCATCATTGGGCTGCTCAGGGTACAGTAGACTCGGCCGGTGTAGCAATTCAGCGGTATAGTTGGCAACTTAAAACTCCGGCAGGTTTTGGGCATATTTCTGCCGATAAAGGCGAGGCTTGGGTAACTGATAATCAAAATCTGCCTCATGCTACCAGTAACCAAGCCTACTATTATGCCAGGGAACATTCGTATGTAGAAAGCCCTTCTTTTGACATTACTGACTTGCAACGCCCTACAGTGTCTTTTGATTATTGGGTAGATACAGACGCTGGGTCTGATGGTGTGGTGCTATTGTATACAGTGGACGATGGCAAAACCTGGTGGAGAGTAGGACAGATAAACCAAGGTTTGCAATGGTACAACTCGCGCCCTATACTGGGTAGCCCTGGTAAGTATATGACCAACGACAATATAGACAACCAAGGGTGGTCGGGCAATCGCCAATATGAGCAAAAAGAAGGATGGCAAACCGCAAGGTTTACCTTGGATGCAGCACTGGAAAAAATGCTGAAGTTGTCACGCAAAGTTATTCGGTTCAGAGTTGCTTTTGGCAGCAATGCCGATGACCCTCCCAATAAAAAGTTTGATGGCTTTGCCTTTGATAACTTCCAGATCAATAACCGAAACCGATTGGTGCTGATGGAGTACTTTACTAACCAGGGAGTGGCTGGAGCAGCAGGCAAAGACCAACAAGCGCATAACTTTGTCGTAACCAAAAACGAAATGATTAATTTGCACTACCATGTAGGGTTCCCCGGACGTGATGAGGCCAACCAGCTCAACCACAAAGACCCTAGCGGACGCTCCTTTCATTATGGCATTCGCCAGGCACCTCAAGTGGTAATAGATGGCAGCACGATCGAGTCTAAAGGGCTCAACCTTGAATGGGCAGAACGCCTTTTTTATTACCATACCCTTATTATGTCTCCTTTTGAGATTAACATTGACCAGCCTGAAATAACCAAGGGGCAGTTGAATTTCTCAGCTACACTTACTGCGTTGCAGGCATTTGACAAAAAATTGGTGGTGCATGCGGTGGTAGTAGACACTGCCGTAAAAATGGGGGGAGAAATATACCATCAGGTAGTACGCAAAATGTTGCCCGATGCCTCTGGAACTTTTTTGGCAAAAAACTGGGCACAAGGCGCGGCACATACCCTCAATTTTAGCTGGAATACAGGCAACGTACCCAGCGGAAGGTTAAAAGTAGTGGTGTTTGTCGAAAACTATGAAACCAGAAAAGTGTACCAGGCAGCATTGCGTAAGGTAAGCTTTACCCGTAATGAAAAAAATGAAGACCATCATACGGTTACTGGAGTTCAAAATATTGAAAGTCAGGCGCAAACGATTATCTATCCTAATCCGGCAACCCATACTGTAAGCGTTACTTTGGGCAAATCAAAGGACTTGCCTGCTTTTGCTCAATGGTCTGTCACCAATACCGAAGGTAAAATAATGAAGAAGGGAACCTTGCTAAAGCCAAGCAAACAGTTAGTGGTAGATGTTTATCATTTGCCCGCAGGTATTTACCTTGTGAGGCTACAAAAAGGGCAATGGGCAGTACAGCAAAAGTTTCGTAAACGTTGA
- a CDS encoding S41 family peptidase → MSERIKNSNFQIRLPLLLGLALAGGMLLGANMFGGGTANVKGIKDGYLKIKEILTHIDNRYVDTVNTDDLVDYSIEKMLEKLDPHSSYIPKKNIREAKAQLEGSYDGIGIEFNIFKDTIYVVAPLSGGPSEKAGLQSGDKIIKVNGESVAGIKIKNQGVRKRLLGKKGSKVKIAIKRSGVNELMEFTITRDKIPQNSVEVSYMIDEKTGFIKVSRFARRTYIEFREALEGLRKKGMKRMVLDLRDNPGGYMDRAIKMADEFLSGNPKIVYTNGKGSRYDSEARARFTGLFEQGPLIVLINEGSASASEIVSGALQDNDRALIVGRRSFGKGLVQLPIDLQDGSELRLTISRYYTPSGRSIQKPYGKNPKEYRSDLLKRYKSGELFSADSIKFNDSLKYTTVRKKRTVYGGGGIMPDYFIPIDTSRNSKYYRNLSVKNVFQEYSFKYYKNNQKKLEAYKLDDYIKTFSVSPAMVKDVIAMGKKAGVKYNAKEFKRSEKLIKTLIKALVGRRVWKEQGFYPIWYSIDRTYVKALELFDKAAAIQE, encoded by the coding sequence GTGAGTGAAAGAATAAAAAATTCTAATTTCCAGATTCGTTTACCCTTACTTTTGGGCTTGGCTCTTGCCGGAGGTATGTTGCTTGGCGCCAATATGTTTGGAGGAGGCACTGCCAATGTCAAAGGAATCAAGGACGGATACTTAAAAATTAAAGAGATTCTTACCCATATCGATAATCGATATGTAGATACAGTCAATACCGATGATTTGGTAGACTACTCCATTGAAAAAATGCTGGAAAAACTCGATCCACACTCGTCTTACATTCCCAAAAAGAACATCAGAGAAGCAAAAGCTCAACTTGAGGGAAGTTACGATGGTATAGGCATAGAGTTTAACATTTTTAAAGATACCATTTATGTAGTGGCTCCTTTATCGGGTGGTCCCTCTGAAAAAGCAGGGCTACAGTCGGGTGATAAAATTATTAAGGTAAATGGTGAAAGTGTTGCCGGAATTAAGATAAAAAACCAAGGAGTACGCAAGCGTTTGTTGGGTAAAAAAGGAAGCAAAGTAAAAATTGCTATCAAGCGTTCAGGTGTCAATGAGTTGATGGAGTTTACTATTACCCGCGACAAGATTCCACAAAATTCGGTAGAGGTAAGCTATATGATAGATGAGAAAACCGGATTTATAAAAGTAAGCCGTTTTGCCCGCCGTACTTATATCGAGTTTCGCGAAGCATTGGAAGGCTTGCGCAAAAAAGGAATGAAACGTATGGTGCTTGACCTGCGCGACAATCCTGGAGGCTATATGGATCGTGCCATTAAAATGGCGGATGAGTTTTTGTCCGGCAACCCCAAAATTGTATATACCAATGGCAAAGGCTCACGCTACGACTCGGAAGCCCGTGCCCGTTTTACTGGTTTGTTTGAGCAAGGTCCCCTCATTGTATTGATTAATGAAGGAAGTGCTTCGGCATCTGAAATTGTATCGGGTGCTTTGCAAGACAATGACCGCGCATTGATCGTAGGGCGCCGCTCGTTTGGCAAAGGTCTGGTACAGTTACCCATTGACTTACAGGATGGCTCAGAGTTGCGCCTGACTATTTCACGTTATTACACGCCTAGCGGACGTTCTATACAGAAGCCTTACGGTAAAAACCCTAAAGAGTACCGTTCTGACCTGTTGAAACGCTATAAAAGTGGAGAGTTGTTTAGTGCCGATAGCATCAAGTTCAACGATTCGCTCAAATATACCACCGTTCGCAAAAAACGCACAGTATACGGCGGGGGTGGCATTATGCCTGACTACTTTATCCCGATAGATACGAGCAGAAACAGTAAGTATTACCGCAATCTTTCGGTAAAAAATGTATTCCAGGAGTATTCGTTCAAATACTATAAAAATAACCAGAAAAAACTGGAAGCTTATAAACTGGATGATTACATTAAAACCTTTAGCGTAAGCCCGGCAATGGTGAAAGATGTGATAGCGATGGGCAAAAAAGCGGGTGTAAAATACAACGCTAAAGAATTTAAACGTTCCGAAAAACTCATCAAAACCTTGATTAAAGCGTTGGTTGGGCGCAGGGTGTGGAAAGAACAAGGGTTCTACCCGATTTGGTACAGTATTGACCGAACGTATGTAAAAGCTCTGGAGTTGTTTGACAAAGCTGCGGCCATACAGGAATAA
- a CDS encoding homogentisate 1,2-dioxygenase, whose product MAYYYRLGNIPPKRHTQFRQSDGSLYHEELVSSKGFSGIYSNLYHIYPPTRIQEVLKPEPCAHKIVPDLPLQQVHLKTSVQGITGTDYLDARRILMVNNDVRLAICNPSEKKMDYYYKNGEADEVIYVHDGSGYVYSQFGKLRIKKGDYVVIPRTTIFRIEFDEDPVRLLIIESMSPVETVKRYRNELGQLEEHSPYCERDIHPPQELVTEEDKGKYIVKIKKQGYLHQYRYEHSPLDIVGWDGFLYPYTISIYDFEPITGRIHQPPPVHQMFQAHNYVICSFVPRLFDYHPLAIPAPYNHSNIDSDEVLFYAEGDFMSRKGIDRGSFTLHVGSLPHGPHPGTVEKSIGAKETHEYAVMVDTFKPLFLTEDAMEFVDKNYPMSWTE is encoded by the coding sequence ATGGCTTATTACTATAGATTAGGGAACATACCCCCTAAACGGCATACACAATTTAGACAATCTGATGGCAGCCTGTACCACGAAGAACTGGTAAGCTCTAAAGGGTTCAGCGGCATTTATTCTAACTTATACCACATTTATCCGCCCACTCGTATTCAAGAGGTGCTTAAACCTGAGCCTTGCGCACACAAAATAGTGCCCGACTTGCCATTGCAACAAGTACACCTCAAAACCTCGGTACAAGGCATCACAGGAACCGACTACCTTGATGCTCGCCGTATATTGATGGTAAACAACGACGTACGCCTGGCAATTTGTAATCCATCAGAAAAGAAAATGGATTATTATTACAAAAACGGTGAAGCCGACGAGGTGATTTATGTACACGATGGCAGTGGCTATGTATACTCTCAGTTTGGCAAGTTACGCATCAAAAAGGGTGACTACGTAGTGATTCCAAGAACCACTATTTTCCGCATAGAGTTTGACGAAGATCCTGTGCGTTTGCTTATCATAGAGTCGATGAGCCCCGTAGAAACCGTGAAGCGTTACCGCAACGAGTTGGGACAGTTAGAAGAACACTCGCCTTATTGCGAGCGCGACATTCACCCACCGCAAGAGTTGGTAACCGAAGAAGACAAAGGTAAGTATATTGTAAAGATAAAAAAGCAGGGCTATTTGCACCAATACCGTTATGAGCACAGCCCGCTGGACATTGTGGGTTGGGATGGCTTTTTGTATCCTTATACCATTTCTATTTATGACTTTGAACCTATCACTGGACGCATTCACCAACCACCACCAGTGCATCAAATGTTTCAGGCACACAACTATGTGATTTGTTCGTTTGTACCCCGCTTGTTCGACTATCATCCGTTGGCTATTCCGGCGCCTTACAATCATAGCAACATTGACTCTGACGAGGTGTTGTTTTATGCTGAAGGAGACTTTATGAGTCGCAAGGGGATAGATAGAGGTTCGTTTACCTTGCACGTAGGTAGTTTGCCCCACGGACCGCACCCAGGTACAGTAGAGAAAAGCATTGGAGCCAAAGAAACTCACGAGTATGCAGTAATGGTAGATACTTTCAAGCCTTTGTTTTTGACCGAAGATGCCATGGAGTTTGTAGACAAAAACTACCCTATGAGCTGGACTGAGTAA
- a CDS encoding DUF1987 domain-containing protein, translated as MQSISIEQTNKTPKVHFDVKRGILELTGISIPEDADSFYTPLLDLIDEYIVNPQNKGTIIIFKLVYFNTSTSDYLMGILKKLKKLQNKQHPVTVEWYYEEEDEDMKELGNHFKIITELPFEFYAQEEIN; from the coding sequence ATGCAAAGCATTAGCATAGAACAAACCAATAAAACTCCAAAGGTTCATTTCGACGTAAAAAGAGGAATTTTGGAACTTACAGGCATTTCTATTCCCGAAGATGCCGACAGTTTTTATACTCCCTTGTTAGACCTGATCGACGAGTATATAGTAAACCCGCAAAACAAAGGAACCATCATTATTTTTAAACTGGTATACTTCAACACCAGTACCTCTGATTATTTGATGGGAATTTTGAAAAAACTAAAAAAGCTGCAAAATAAGCAGCACCCAGTAACGGTAGAGTGGTACTACGAAGAAGAAGATGAAGATATGAAAGAGTTGGGCAACCACTTCAAAATTATTACCGAGTTGCCTTTTGAGTTTTATGCCCAGGAAGAAATTAATTGA
- a CDS encoding (2Fe-2S)-binding protein: MAAYILHVNNKKLKVEAEADTPLLWVLRDELNLTGTKFGCGKALCGACTVHLNGNPVRSCAMPIAAVRNAKITTIEGVAKGNTLHAVQQAWIDEDVPQCGYCQSGQIMSAVALLSKNSKPTDADIDAAMSGNICRCGTYVRIRKAIHRAAKAMN, encoded by the coding sequence ATGGCAGCTTACATACTTCACGTGAACAACAAAAAACTAAAGGTAGAGGCAGAAGCCGATACTCCTTTGTTGTGGGTATTACGCGACGAATTGAATCTTACCGGAACTAAGTTTGGCTGTGGCAAGGCTTTGTGCGGAGCCTGTACTGTACACCTCAATGGCAACCCTGTACGTTCTTGTGCTATGCCTATAGCCGCTGTACGCAATGCCAAAATCACTACTATAGAAGGGGTAGCCAAAGGCAATACCCTGCATGCTGTACAGCAAGCCTGGATAGACGAAGATGTACCTCAGTGTGGCTATTGTCAGTCGGGGCAGATTATGTCGGCGGTAGCCTTATTGTCGAAAAACTCCAAACCTACCGATGCTGACATTGACGCGGCCATGTCGGGCAATATTTGCCGTTGTGGTACTTATGTGCGTATTCGTAAGGCCATACATCGTGCAGCCAAAGCAATGAATTAG
- a CDS encoding xanthine dehydrogenase family protein molybdopterin-binding subunit: MMEKKLNRRNFIKSSAVAGGAFVLSFSMPWGNKLMAEPAKVHEMNAFLKIAKDGTITIMAKNPEIGQGVKTSLPMIIAEELCADWRKINVVQADLDSKYGPQGAGGSTAINRHWKPLRKVGATAREMLLEAAAKKWGIDKKLCYAESGTIKNKKNRKKLSFGELAETAAQVPVPKDPALKPDKDFNLVGSFKTGVDNHDLVQGKVTYGLDAQPKNMVYAMIERSPVFGGTVASYNDAEAKKVKGVLNIIAIKEGTTTQSVAIIAKNTWAAIKARKVLQVKWDTKGNEKHSSESYDKAFKAAVAKDNKNLRNDGDVDKAFKEATKVLEATYEVPFATHAPMEPMNCTVLVTKDRCEIWAPTQSPGRAASIAKKITGLKAAQIQVHMLRSGGGFGRRSNGDFVKETVYLANELKQPVKLVWTREDDNRFGFYRPASMHKVKAALNKEGKLSAWKIQCAGASVAKFFSPKLAPHRFDIYPDNFPAQFIPNFQMQYTAVDTYMPLWFWRAPGHNTTAFVDQSFLDELAHAAKKDPLKFRLELLGSNSKDYQYKGHGGPTFNNARLRGVLELAAKKAGWGKKMPKGSAQGIAVHFTFGTYTALVADVSVDKEGYVKVHKVVAAVDCGKVVNMSGAKAQIEGGIIDGLSTMMNAEITLKNGAVQQSNFHDYKLLRIKDAPDVEVHFVKSDKDPQGLGEMSLPPLAPAVGNAIFAATGKRVRKLPLKDMKV; encoded by the coding sequence ATGATGGAAAAGAAATTAAACCGAAGAAATTTTATCAAAAGCTCGGCGGTAGCCGGAGGCGCTTTTGTGCTGAGCTTTAGCATGCCTTGGGGCAACAAATTGATGGCAGAGCCCGCCAAAGTGCATGAAATGAATGCCTTTTTAAAGATAGCCAAAGACGGTACCATTACCATTATGGCTAAAAACCCTGAAATAGGACAAGGGGTAAAAACTTCGCTTCCTATGATTATAGCCGAAGAGCTTTGCGCCGACTGGCGTAAGATAAACGTGGTACAGGCAGACCTCGACAGTAAATATGGACCCCAGGGTGCAGGAGGCAGCACGGCTATCAACCGTCATTGGAAACCCCTGCGTAAGGTAGGTGCCACTGCCCGTGAAATGTTGTTGGAGGCTGCCGCCAAAAAATGGGGCATAGACAAGAAGCTGTGTTATGCCGAAAGTGGTACCATTAAGAATAAAAAGAACCGCAAAAAATTATCTTTTGGTGAGCTTGCCGAAACCGCGGCTCAGGTGCCAGTGCCTAAAGACCCTGCCCTTAAGCCCGATAAAGATTTTAACCTCGTAGGGTCGTTTAAAACTGGAGTAGACAACCATGACCTGGTGCAGGGCAAAGTAACCTATGGGCTAGATGCCCAACCCAAAAATATGGTCTATGCCATGATTGAGCGTTCGCCTGTTTTCGGAGGCACTGTGGCGAGCTACAACGATGCTGAAGCCAAAAAAGTAAAGGGAGTATTAAACATAATAGCGATTAAAGAGGGCACTACCACTCAGAGCGTAGCCATCATAGCCAAAAACACTTGGGCGGCTATCAAAGCCCGGAAAGTACTCCAGGTAAAATGGGATACCAAAGGCAATGAAAAGCACAGTTCAGAGAGTTATGATAAGGCTTTTAAAGCGGCTGTGGCAAAAGACAATAAAAACCTACGCAATGACGGCGATGTAGACAAGGCCTTTAAAGAAGCTACCAAGGTACTGGAGGCTACGTACGAAGTACCTTTTGCTACCCACGCACCTATGGAGCCTATGAACTGTACCGTGTTGGTAACTAAAGACAGGTGTGAAATTTGGGCGCCTACCCAATCTCCTGGAAGGGCAGCAAGCATTGCTAAAAAAATAACCGGGCTTAAAGCAGCCCAAATTCAAGTACACATGCTTAGGTCGGGTGGTGGCTTTGGACGCAGGTCAAACGGCGATTTTGTAAAAGAAACCGTGTACCTTGCCAATGAACTCAAACAACCAGTAAAGCTGGTATGGACGCGTGAAGACGACAATCGCTTTGGGTTTTATCGTCCGGCAAGTATGCACAAAGTGAAGGCAGCCCTCAACAAAGAAGGTAAACTATCTGCCTGGAAGATTCAATGTGCGGGAGCGTCAGTGGCTAAGTTTTTTTCGCCTAAACTTGCCCCACATCGTTTTGATATTTACCCCGATAACTTTCCCGCGCAGTTTATCCCTAACTTTCAGATGCAATACACGGCAGTAGATACTTATATGCCATTGTGGTTTTGGCGGGCTCCTGGGCACAATACCACAGCCTTTGTTGACCAAAGTTTTTTGGATGAACTGGCGCATGCTGCCAAAAAAGATCCGCTTAAATTTCGTTTAGAGCTATTGGGTAGCAACAGCAAAGACTACCAATACAAAGGACACGGAGGACCTACTTTTAACAATGCCCGCCTACGTGGGGTACTGGAGCTTGCCGCTAAAAAGGCAGGTTGGGGCAAAAAAATGCCCAAAGGCAGTGCCCAAGGCATAGCAGTTCACTTTACTTTTGGTACTTACACCGCGTTGGTGGCCGATGTGTCGGTAGATAAAGAGGGTTATGTAAAAGTGCATAAGGTAGTGGCAGCTGTAGACTGTGGCAAAGTGGTGAATATGAGTGGTGCCAAAGCGCAGATTGAAGGGGGAATCATTGATGGCTTAAGTACCATGATGAATGCCGAAATTACCCTGAAAAATGGCGCAGTACAACAGAGCAATTTCCACGACTACAAGTTGTTACGCATCAAAGATGCTCCAGATGTAGAAGTACATTTTGTAAAAAGCGATAAAGATCCGCAAGGCCTGGGTGAAATGAGTTTGCCTCCATTAGCTCCGGCAGTAGGCAACGCTATTTTTGCGGCTACTGGCAAACGGGTGCGTAAACTGCCTCTTAAAGATATGAAAGTATAA